A DNA window from uncultured Methanoregula sp. contains the following coding sequences:
- a CDS encoding phosphate-starvation-inducible PsiE family protein produces the protein MEYEKTMLEYVEKFEKSIYAVIIFMLIIVLIAAMFDLVVLLGRFIMDETPLLIEAKEMITLLGAFLLVLIGVELLDTIKAYFRENTIHVEIVILLAIIAVARKVLLLDQSSMNAFDYGFEMICIGVIILGLSAGYYLIKKAGITVGPDGIGRRE, from the coding sequence ATGGAATATGAAAAGACTATGCTTGAGTATGTAGAAAAATTTGAAAAATCCATCTATGCGGTAATTATCTTCATGCTCATTATTGTGCTGATAGCGGCGATGTTCGATCTGGTCGTGCTCCTGGGAAGATTCATCATGGATGAAACCCCCCTCCTCATCGAAGCAAAGGAGATGATAACGCTCCTTGGGGCCTTCCTGCTGGTACTCATCGGAGTCGAACTCCTGGATACCATCAAGGCCTATTTCCGGGAAAATACGATTCACGTGGAGATTGTTATCCTGCTTGCCATCATAGCTGTGGCACGGAAAGTGCTCCTCCTCGATCAGAGCAGCATGAATGCTTTTGATTATGGTTTTGAGATGATATGCATCGGTGTGATCATCCTTGGCCTTTCAGCCGGGTATTACCTGATCAAAAAGGCAGGCATCACGGTCGGACCGGACGGGATCGGGAGGCGGGAATAA
- the cobA gene encoding uroporphyrinogen-III C-methyltransferase, with protein sequence MKGKVYLVGSGPGAEGLLTQRARAVIDKADVVLFDQLPGEEILATLPEQAEKIDCGKFGGKHNLEQDEIEALIVDRAKNGKMVVRLKGGDPFLFGRGGEELETVRAAGIDVEMVPGISSALAVPASMGIPLTHRKYASQVTILTGNEDPTKAEPALDWKLLAQLRGTIVILMGVANLGKIAAVLVQNGKAGSTPVAIIERGLRKDRRITTGTLSDIEAVAKNAGVKPPAVIVIGDVVNMYDAGLPDLIPYGI encoded by the coding sequence ATGAAGGGTAAAGTGTATCTGGTAGGCTCGGGCCCCGGCGCAGAGGGACTCCTGACGCAGCGGGCAAGGGCAGTGATTGACAAGGCGGATGTCGTGCTCTTCGACCAGCTTCCGGGCGAGGAGATTCTCGCAACGCTTCCGGAGCAGGCCGAGAAGATCGATTGCGGGAAGTTTGGCGGGAAGCACAACCTGGAGCAGGACGAGATCGAAGCCCTGATCGTGGACCGGGCAAAGAACGGAAAGATGGTCGTGCGGCTCAAGGGCGGCGACCCGTTCCTGTTCGGCCGGGGCGGCGAAGAACTCGAGACCGTCCGGGCAGCCGGGATAGATGTCGAGATGGTGCCGGGGATATCGAGTGCACTTGCCGTACCGGCCTCGATGGGGATTCCTCTTACCCACCGGAAGTATGCCTCGCAGGTTACGATCCTGACTGGCAACGAGGATCCGACAAAAGCCGAACCGGCACTGGACTGGAAACTGCTCGCACAATTGCGGGGAACGATCGTTATCCTTATGGGGGTTGCAAACCTTGGGAAGATTGCGGCTGTACTGGTTCAGAACGGAAAAGCCGGATCAACGCCCGTTGCAATCATAGAACGCGGCCTGCGGAAAGATCGCCGGATCACCACCGGCACCCTTTCAGACATTGAGGCGGTTGCGAAGAATGCCGGTGTGAAACCTCCGGCCGTCATTGTTATTGGCGATGTAGTGAACATGTATGATGCAGGATTACCGGATCTGATACCTTATGGAATATGA
- a CDS encoding flagellin → MKSFGNDNAFTGLEAAIVLIAFVVVAAVFSYVVLGAGFFTTQKSQEVVHTGVQQASSTLEIVGNVYGTGVAGSYIDVINFSTALAPGGTPVDFDKVVMTYSNASTLETLSRGGKGTAPGAGQWTIAAVQNQVTIDDVLEKGEQFDIMAQPTNHIMKNDQFQLEIKPAIGAALSISRTAPASILKVNTIY, encoded by the coding sequence ATGAAATCGTTTGGCAATGATAATGCTTTCACCGGTCTCGAGGCAGCGATTGTGCTCATCGCATTCGTTGTTGTCGCGGCGGTGTTCTCGTACGTGGTGCTCGGCGCCGGTTTCTTCACAACCCAGAAGAGCCAGGAAGTCGTCCACACGGGTGTACAGCAGGCAAGCTCAACTCTCGAAATCGTCGGTAATGTCTATGGCACCGGTGTGGCAGGGAGTTACATCGACGTAATCAACTTCTCAACCGCTCTCGCCCCCGGAGGAACCCCGGTCGACTTCGACAAGGTTGTCATGACCTACAGCAATGCATCAACGCTCGAGACCCTTTCACGGGGAGGCAAGGGAACTGCTCCCGGAGCAGGACAGTGGACCATTGCCGCTGTGCAGAACCAGGTAACGATTGATGACGTTCTTGAAAAGGGCGAGCAGTTCGACATCATGGCCCAGCCGACCAACCACATTATGAAGAACGACCAGTTCCAGCTTGAGATCAAGCCGGCAATCGGTGCTGCACTCTCCATCTCCCGTACGGCACCGGCTTCAATCCTGAAAGTGAACACCATCTACTAA